Genomic DNA from Salinibacter pepae:
GCGGCGACGTCGCTGATCTACTTCTTCATCGTGATCCTTATCTCCTTCGTGATCTACATCGTCATGCTTAATCTTGGACAAGGCGCAGGTGGTGACCAATGAACAAGAGATATTACCTCATCCTGTTTTTGGTATTTATTTTGATACCAATCTACTGGATGGTCAACATGTCGTTTAAGCCGAACTCCGAGATTCTGAGTCGGCTGACGCTCTACCCGCACGAGTTCACGCTCGCAAACTACGAGGAGATTTTGACCTCGGAGTTCTGGCGGGCCGGGTATATCAACTCCATCATCATGGCCTCCATGAACGTGGTGTTCGTGACCATCGCGGCCCTCCCCGCCGCCTACGCCTTCTCCCGCTGGGACTTTCGGGGCGACAAGCACCTGTTCTTCTGGTTCCTGACGAACCGGATGGCGCCCCCGGCGGCCTTCCTGGTGCCGTTCTTTATCCTCTACTCGAACCTGAACCTGATCGACACCTATTGGGCGGTCGCGCTGGCCCACTGCCTGTTCAACCTGCCGCTCGCCATCTGGATTCTGGAGGGGTTCATGTCTGGCATCCCCAAGGAGATTGACGAGATGGCCTTCATCGACGGACACAGCTTCACTAGCTTCTGCTGGAACATCTTCCTCCCGTTGATCAAGCCCGGCATCGCAGTGACGGCGTTTCTCACGTTCATGTTCTCCTGGGTGGAGCTGCTCCTCGCCCGCACCCTCACCAACGAGGCCGCACAGCCGATTACCGTCACCCTGACCCGCAGCCTCGGCGCCGGCGGCTGGGACTGGGGCGTGCTGGCCGCGGCGGGCGTGATCGCCATGATTCCCGGGGCCATCATCGTGTACCTCGTCCGCGACCTCCTGGCCACGGGCTTCTCTATGGGCCGCGTGTAGCGGCATGCCGCCCTTCCCGTCCCCTGCCTCACTCCACCCCACTGGTCCCCATGCTCTCCCTTCCCCCCGACTGGATGAACTGGACGTCCCCAACCCTCATCTTCCTCGGGTCGATCATTCTGCTGCTCATCAGCCTGACGATCTGGGACATGAAGGAGCCCGGATGGGCGCGTCAGGGCCTCCTCCCCATCGAGACCACGCGGGGCGACCGCTTCTTTATGGGCCTGCTCATGACGGGCGCCATCTTTTGCCTGTGGCTGTATCTGGTGGGAACGACGGCCGTGTGGGCGGTGCTCCTCCTCGGGGTGCTGTCCATCATTGGCACCATCAACTTCTTCTAGGCCGGCGCCCGGCACATTGCTGATTCCTCCCCAGGACGTCCGGCCCCTGGGGCCCGCCGGGGAAAAGGGCCAATGTCCTGGCCCTCACGGCCGTGCGTCGTCGGACGGCCGCACCACTTTGGGAAGATGGAATCATTTTCTCGGAAGATTAGACTATCGATGAAGAAAAGCGCTTTCTATACTGCCCCCTAGACTGACGAAGGCAGCCGCGACCGCCCCGCCTGGGCTGCGGAAGCGCTTACGGGGCCCTCGAGACGGGTCGTGTCCAATGGGGCGCTCCTTTGTTCTTCGACGCCTGATCGTCCTCAACGACTTTTTTCATTACCAACGGTGGCTTTGTTATGAGCACCTCCTACCAACCCCATGCGCCGCGCCGCGGCTGGCTGATGCCAGTCGCCCTCTGCGTCGCGGCCCTCCTCCTCCAACCCCTCGCGTCCGCGCAGGCGCAGGACTTTCCCGATGAGCCCAACTATCCCGACATCACGCGGGAGGAAGCCCGGGAGTATGCCCAGAGCGAGTACGGCCCCATGAACGACCGCAAGCGGGCCGCGGTCAAGTACGCGATGGAGTTTCAGCCGTCGGTCCTCACGCTGAAGGAGCAGATCGACGAGCTGATGTGGTTCGCGGAAAATGCCGAGCAGCTCCGCGGGACCGACGTCGAGTCGGTGGCCGAAACGATCAAAACCCACACGTGGGAATCGGAGACGCTCGCCGACGCCTTTACCGAAATCACGGGCATTAACGTGACCCACAACATCATCGGCGAGGGCGACCTGGTCGAGAAGCTCCAGACGCAGCTCGCGTCCGGCCGGAGCGTCTACGACATTTACGTCAACGACGCCGACCTCATCGGCACCCACATCCGCCTTCAGAGCGCGGTCAACCTGACCGACTACATGAACGGAGCGGGCAGCGAGTTTACAAACCCGACGCTCGACCTGGACGACTGGATGAACCCGGAGTTCGGCCAGAATTTTGAGGGCGACCAGATTCAGCTCCCGGACCAGCAGTTCGCGAACCTCTATTGGTTCCGGTACGACTGGTTCAACGACCCGGAGATCAAGGAGCAGTTCCGGAACGAGTACGGCTATGAGCTGGGCGTGCCCCGCAACTGGGCCGCCTACGAAGACATCGCCGAGTTCTTTACCGAGTCGGTCTCCCCGTCCGACGTGGGCGCCGAGACGGAGGGCGTGTACGGCCACATGGACTACGGGCGCCGGGGGCCGTCCCTTGGATGGCGTTTCACGGACGCCTGGCTCTCAATTGCGGGCGCCGGCGACAAGGGCCTTCCGAACGGCCGCCCCGTGGACGAGTGGGGCATTCGGGTCGAAGACCGCATCCCGGTCGGCTCCTCGGTGGATCGCGGCGGCGCCACAAACGGCCCCGCGGCCTACTACGCCACCCAGAAGTACGTGGATTGGCTGAACGACTACGCCCCACCCTACGCCCCGTCCATGAGCTGGTCGGAAGCCGGCCCGGTGCCCTCTCGCGGCAGCGTGGCGCAGCGCGTCTTCCAGTACATCACCTTCCTCTCGGCCGAGCCCTTCACCTCGCCGGAGTCGGCGGTGACGGACGACGAGGGCAACCCGAAGTGGCGCGTGGCCCCCACGCCCCACGGCCGCTACTGGGACGAGGGCATGAAGGTCGGCTACCAGGACGCCGGAAGCTGGACCATTCCGAAGCAGACCACCGGCGACAAGCGACACGCCGCCTGGATGTGGGCCCAGTTTGCCTCCTCCAAGACGGTCTCGCTCAACAAGTTCAACGTGGGCCGGACGCCCGTCCGCAGCTCCACGGTCAACTCCGAGTACTGGCAGGAGCGCGAGGGCGACCTCGGCGGCCTGATTTCCTTCTACACCTCCCCGGTGGAGGACCAGTGGACGGACTCAGGACCGAACGTGCCCCACTACCCCCTCCTGGCCGAGCAGTGGTGGAAGCAGGTGGCCAGCGCCGTGACCGGCGAGAAGACCGTGAAGCAGGCGATGAACGACCTGGCGAGCATTCAGAACTCGCTGATGGACCGCCTGCGGATGGCACAGTACTCCCCCGATCTCAACGAAGAGCGCACCCGGGAGTACTGGCTCAATCAGCCGGGCGCCCCGAAGGCCGAGCGGCCCCCGGAAGAGCCGGAGACCGTGCCGTACGATGAACTCCTCAAGCAGTGGGAGGGGGAGTAGCCTCCTTTCCGGCCGGACCCGACTCCGGCCGCAGTGCGCCGCCCGAGCCTTGGGCTCGCGCTGCGGCCGGGGGCCTTCCGGCACCACGACGAGCATTTCGACGCGCCTCTCCGGGCGTCGGTATCGGTTCTTTTTGGAGAGGCCAACAGCAGGGTCGGGCGACTGGGGTCCCCGTCGGTGGGGACCTTGTCTACGCCCGTTTTCACGAACAACGACCAACCCACAACACCTCTTATGTCTCAATTTACGATTTCAAGGACCTCAAACGCTTTTTTTCAATGGCTGACCGCCGGCGCCTTTGCCCTTCTGCTTCTCGTGGCAACGGCGGTGCCGGCCCAGGCGCAGATGGAGGACGGCGAGCTGCCGGAGATTGACTTCGCGGTCAACCTGATGCAGTCCGCTCAGTCCATTTCCGTGGATGGCTTTCCTGGAGCGGTGACCGGGTTTCATCGTGCTCGTGCTGGCCTGAATGCCAGCGTCCAGTTCTCAGAAAATGTGAGCGGCCTGCTGATGCTGGAGCAAGAGCCAAATGATTTTGGCGGCCAGTTTGGGCTTGGGCCGTCGGTTGACTTCATGGTGATGAACATGCAGGTCAGTGAAGGACTGACCGTTCAAGCGGGTACACCCGTTACTGGCCTCATGCACTTCCGCGGCTTCTCAGATGGCCCCGTGGTTCAGGGAAACCCTCTCATCGGAAACTCACCGGCCGACATCATCACTGCCGGTCAGGGCGTGAAGTTGATTGGATCGTACGGAGGGTTCGGGTTCGACCTGACCGCGGCGAAGACCTTTGGAGAGAACCTGACCACGTTGGGTGAAGGCTCCACCGGTGTGTGGTTGATTGGAAATGCCACGTACGCTGTCTCCGACGTGCTGCAGGTCGGGGCTGGCCTTGCGGGCGCAACGGGCCAGGAGACCATGGACTTTGCCCGAGGCGACCGTGAGAACATCAACCTGAACCCCGAACAGCAGAACCCCAGTGGGGGCTTTATTGACCAGTCCAAAAATACCCACGCGGCCCTTCCGAATGGCGGATGGATCACGCAGGTGGACGCCAAGATCACTCCGAGCCCCCTGGACATTGACCTTTGGGGCGGCTACGCACAAGACAGCGAGGTGGACGGCACGAATGATGCTGCCGCGGCCTTTGGTGGTCTCGGTGCGAAAGTCGACATCACGGAAAGCTTCTACCTCGCCGGTCGCTTTGTGATCGTCAGTGACCAGGGCGACGCCATCGACAATGCCTCCGGTGACCCGGACGGCAACCTTACCCGTTTCGAGGGAGGAATTGGGGTGCAACTTTACGACCACGCCCTCCTGAAGGTGTCCGGTGTCACGCAGAGCCACGGGGATAGCTTCAGTGCCGCTCAGGGAACGCCCGTCACCCGCCCGGCGCCGGCCGACAGCTTTGCTGGCGTCCTGACGGAGCTCTCCTTCAGCTTTTAACGGCGTGCAGTAGGTACATCAGTGAGCGTGCTGAGTACGATGTAGGAGCTCAGTCGGCCTGGGGCCGCCACCTGCCGGTGGGGGCCCCAGCGCGTTCACGCCCCTTTTCGGCTCGGGTGCGCCCGGGCCCTTCCCCGTCGCGGGGCCGTTCCGCCGAACCGTTTTCCGGTGGCGGCGGCCGCCCGGACCGGACTCGTTTACTCTGTTGGTTTTGCAATTGATCTCATGGACCGCACACAAGGCATCGAGGCACTCGAATCCCGACAGACGCCCTGGGACTTCGTCATCATTGGCGGCGGGGCCACCGGGCTCGGCTGCGCCGTGGACGCCGCGGCACGGGGCTACGACACCCTCCTGCTCGAGATGCACGACTTCGCGAAGGCGACCTCCAGCCGCTCGACGAAGCTCGTGCACGGCGGCGTCCGGTACCTGGAGCAGGGCAACGTGTCCCTCGTCTTCGAGGCGCTGAAGGAGCGGGAGCGGCTTCAGGACAACGCTCCCCACCTCGTGAGCAACCTCCCCTTCGTCGTGCCGAGCTACAAGTGGTGGGAGGCCCCCTACTACGGGATCGGGATGAAGGTGTACGACCTGCTCGCGGGCAGCCAAAACTTTGGCCGGTCGCAGTACCTGAACCGACACCAGACGGTGGAGCGCCTCCCCACCGTGGAGACCGACGGCCTGCGCGGCGGGATTCTGTACTTCGACGGGCAGTTCGACGACACCCGGCTGGCCGTCAACATGGCCCAGACGGCCGACGAGCAGGGCGGCGTGCTGCTCAACTACATGAAGGTGACGGACCTCAAAAAGACGAACGGGGCCGTGGACGGCGTGGTGGCCGAGTGCCAGGAGACCGGCGCCACGTTCGAGATCGAGGCCCGGTCGGTGATCAACGCCACCGGCATCTTCACCGACACGATCCGCCAGATGGACGACCCGTCGGCCGGCACCACCCTCCGGCCCAGCCGCGGAACCCACATCGTCCTGGACAAGTCGTTCCTGCCGGGCGACAGCGCGATCATGGTGCCGAAAACGGACGACGGCCGCGTCCTCTTTGCCATCCCGTGGCACGACCGGGTCGTCGTCGGCACGACCGAAGCGGAGGTCGACGAGGTGAGCATGGAGCCCACACCTGGGCACGAGGAGTTGAACTTCCTCCTCACCCACGCCCAGCGGTACCTCGCCAAGGACCCGGGGCCGGAGGACGTGCGAAGCGTTTATGCCGGCATTCGTCCCCTAGTGGCCCCCCCTGGAAGCAACGGGGACACCTCGGACATCTCGCGCGAGCACCAGCTGAACGTGTCCGACAGCGGCCTCGTCACCATTTCGGGGGGCAAGTGGACCACCTACCGCAAGATGGCGGAGGACACCGTCGACCGGGCGGCCCGCCACGCGGAGCTTGCCCGGCGGCCCTCCCAGACGGGCGACCTCCGCCTGCACGGCTGGCACCAAAACCCGGAGCAGTTTGGCGACCTCGCCCTCTATGGCGCCGACGCCG
This window encodes:
- a CDS encoding DUF2160 domain-containing protein, translating into MLSLPPDWMNWTSPTLIFLGSIILLLISLTIWDMKEPGWARQGLLPIETTRGDRFFMGLLMTGAIFCLWLYLVGTTAVWAVLLLGVLSIIGTINFF
- a CDS encoding glycerol-3-phosphate dehydrogenase/oxidase, giving the protein MDRTQGIEALESRQTPWDFVIIGGGATGLGCAVDAAARGYDTLLLEMHDFAKATSSRSTKLVHGGVRYLEQGNVSLVFEALKERERLQDNAPHLVSNLPFVVPSYKWWEAPYYGIGMKVYDLLAGSQNFGRSQYLNRHQTVERLPTVETDGLRGGILYFDGQFDDTRLAVNMAQTADEQGGVLLNYMKVTDLKKTNGAVDGVVAECQETGATFEIEARSVINATGIFTDTIRQMDDPSAGTTLRPSRGTHIVLDKSFLPGDSAIMVPKTDDGRVLFAIPWHDRVVVGTTEAEVDEVSMEPTPGHEELNFLLTHAQRYLAKDPGPEDVRSVYAGIRPLVAPPGSNGDTSDISREHQLNVSDSGLVTISGGKWTTYRKMAEDTVDRAARHAELARRPSQTGDLRLHGWHQNPEQFGDLALYGADAEALDNLMEEHPDLRKPLDERLPIRAGQVVWAARHEMARTVEDVLARRTRCLLLDAQASIDAAPRVAALMAEERDLPPSWVDDQVEAFTEVARNYLMPSIPA
- a CDS encoding ABC transporter substrate-binding protein, which translates into the protein MSTSYQPHAPRRGWLMPVALCVAALLLQPLASAQAQDFPDEPNYPDITREEAREYAQSEYGPMNDRKRAAVKYAMEFQPSVLTLKEQIDELMWFAENAEQLRGTDVESVAETIKTHTWESETLADAFTEITGINVTHNIIGEGDLVEKLQTQLASGRSVYDIYVNDADLIGTHIRLQSAVNLTDYMNGAGSEFTNPTLDLDDWMNPEFGQNFEGDQIQLPDQQFANLYWFRYDWFNDPEIKEQFRNEYGYELGVPRNWAAYEDIAEFFTESVSPSDVGAETEGVYGHMDYGRRGPSLGWRFTDAWLSIAGAGDKGLPNGRPVDEWGIRVEDRIPVGSSVDRGGATNGPAAYYATQKYVDWLNDYAPPYAPSMSWSEAGPVPSRGSVAQRVFQYITFLSAEPFTSPESAVTDDEGNPKWRVAPTPHGRYWDEGMKVGYQDAGSWTIPKQTTGDKRHAAWMWAQFASSKTVSLNKFNVGRTPVRSSTVNSEYWQEREGDLGGLISFYTSPVEDQWTDSGPNVPHYPLLAEQWWKQVASAVTGEKTVKQAMNDLASIQNSLMDRLRMAQYSPDLNEERTREYWLNQPGAPKAERPPEEPETVPYDELLKQWEGE
- a CDS encoding carbohydrate ABC transporter permease, which translates into the protein MNKRYYLILFLVFILIPIYWMVNMSFKPNSEILSRLTLYPHEFTLANYEEILTSEFWRAGYINSIIMASMNVVFVTIAALPAAYAFSRWDFRGDKHLFFWFLTNRMAPPAAFLVPFFILYSNLNLIDTYWAVALAHCLFNLPLAIWILEGFMSGIPKEIDEMAFIDGHSFTSFCWNIFLPLIKPGIAVTAFLTFMFSWVELLLARTLTNEAAQPITVTLTRSLGAGGWDWGVLAAAGVIAMIPGAIIVYLVRDLLATGFSMGRV